From Aquabacter sp. L1I39, the proteins below share one genomic window:
- a CDS encoding ComF family protein: MRTRLAPFGRLAGGAAGVLVDLVLPPTCISCQAVMAEKGGLCGACWPRLRFISRPFCERLGSPLPFMPVGDAGPYLSAEALADPPAFDRARAAVVFGAVSRDLVHGLKYGDRLELARPMARLMAQAGRDVLAEADILLPVPLHAFRLWRRRFNQSALLTRYLATAAQKKWRTDALVRTRATPSQVSLSRLERRRNVSGAFVVPGAAEAHVSGRRILLVDDVLTTGATLDACARTLRRAGATHVDALTFARVVEAG; this comes from the coding sequence TTGCGCACGCGTCTTGCCCCTTTCGGCCGGCTGGCTGGCGGAGCTGCGGGTGTGCTGGTGGATCTCGTCCTGCCGCCCACCTGCATTTCGTGCCAGGCGGTGATGGCTGAGAAAGGGGGCCTATGCGGTGCCTGCTGGCCGCGCCTCCGTTTCATTTCCCGGCCCTTCTGCGAGCGCCTGGGCTCTCCGCTGCCTTTCATGCCTGTGGGCGATGCCGGCCCTTATCTCAGCGCGGAGGCGCTTGCTGACCCGCCCGCCTTCGACCGGGCGCGGGCGGCGGTGGTGTTCGGCGCCGTCTCCCGCGATTTGGTTCATGGACTGAAATATGGCGACCGGCTGGAGCTGGCCCGGCCCATGGCACGCCTCATGGCCCAGGCGGGGCGCGATGTGCTCGCAGAGGCAGACATCCTGTTGCCCGTGCCTCTGCACGCATTCCGCCTCTGGCGCCGCCGCTTCAACCAATCCGCGCTTCTGACGCGCTATCTCGCCACCGCGGCGCAAAAAAAGTGGAGGACAGACGCGCTGGTCCGCACGCGTGCGACACCCTCTCAGGTATCGCTGAGCCGGCTTGAACGCCGCCGCAACGTGTCGGGCGCCTTCGTTGTTCCGGGTGCCGCGGAGGCGCATGTGAGCGGGCGCCGCATCCTGTTAGTCGACGATGTGCTGACCACCGGGGCCACCCTGGACGCCTGTGCCCGCACGCTCCGCCGGGCGGGTGCGACCCATGTGGACGCCCTGACCTTCGCGCGGGTTGTCGAAGCCGGCTGA
- a CDS encoding DUF1178 family protein has product MIRYTLRCDKDHTFESWFPSSDSYEKQKAHGFVACPTCGSVAVEKAVMAPSVARTDRPRDAEPRTPEVAGDMPPAAPPAAEQMALMSEPERELRRMLRAVRDHVTSTADYVGDQFADLARKMHQGEVEHRSIYGEATPDEVRTLKEEEVEVYALPVLPDERN; this is encoded by the coding sequence GTGATCCGCTACACGCTCCGGTGCGACAAGGATCATACGTTCGAGAGTTGGTTTCCCTCCTCCGACAGCTATGAGAAGCAGAAGGCGCACGGCTTCGTCGCCTGTCCCACCTGCGGTAGCGTGGCGGTGGAGAAGGCCGTGATGGCGCCCTCCGTCGCCCGCACGGATCGCCCCCGTGACGCCGAGCCGCGGACGCCCGAGGTGGCGGGTGATATGCCACCCGCCGCGCCGCCGGCCGCCGAGCAGATGGCCCTCATGTCCGAACCCGAGCGCGAGTTGCGGCGTATGCTGCGCGCCGTGCGCGACCATGTGACGAGCACGGCCGACTATGTGGGCGACCAGTTCGCCGACCTCGCCCGCAAGATGCACCAGGGCGAGGTGGAGCATCGCTCCATCTATGGCGAGGCGACGCCCGACGAGGTGCGCACCCTCAAGGAGGAGGAGGTGGAGGTCTATGCCCTGCCCGTCCTCCCCGATGAGCGCAACTGA
- a CDS encoding GNAT family N-acetyltransferase, producing MKRQVPEPHLQPAFNLPALLGKGIDVARVSFADPLAWAQGGVPGIPGSQKFVSDLRAYSGIRHREVLALGEPAVLGRLGALEVRLARTARDVRKAQKLRYKVFYEEMSALPDGPARLARRDMDAFDAICDHILVLDHDEGKMVLGRKKPKVVGTYRLLRQDVARRHGGFYTQAEFDVNRIVDAHPDLKFLELGRSCVLKPYRNKRTVELLWHGIWTYILRNDIDVMFGCASLEGTDPSALALPLSFLHHNALAPEEWRASAIPQRYVSMNRMAPQDINLKAAMQSLPPLVKGYLRLGGYVGDGAVVDHQFGTTDVLVILPRAVISPRYVEHFGPSANRHAI from the coding sequence ATGAAACGCCAGGTGCCGGAACCTCACCTTCAGCCCGCCTTCAACCTGCCGGCCTTGCTGGGCAAAGGCATAGACGTGGCGCGGGTCAGTTTCGCCGATCCGCTGGCCTGGGCGCAGGGTGGCGTTCCCGGCATTCCCGGCTCCCAGAAGTTTGTCAGCGACCTGCGGGCCTATTCCGGCATCCGCCATCGCGAAGTGCTGGCGCTCGGCGAGCCCGCCGTTCTCGGGCGCCTCGGCGCGCTGGAAGTGCGCCTTGCCCGCACCGCCCGCGACGTGCGCAAGGCGCAGAAGCTGCGTTACAAGGTGTTCTACGAGGAAATGTCCGCCTTGCCGGACGGTCCCGCCCGCCTCGCCCGGCGCGACATGGACGCCTTCGACGCCATTTGTGACCACATCCTGGTGCTGGACCATGACGAGGGCAAGATGGTCCTCGGGCGCAAGAAGCCCAAGGTGGTGGGCACCTATCGCCTGCTGCGCCAGGACGTGGCACGCCGCCATGGCGGTTTCTACACCCAGGCCGAGTTCGATGTGAACCGCATCGTCGACGCCCATCCGGACTTGAAGTTCCTGGAGCTGGGCCGCTCCTGCGTGCTGAAGCCCTACCGCAACAAGCGCACGGTGGAGCTGCTCTGGCACGGCATCTGGACCTATATCCTGCGCAACGACATCGACGTGATGTTCGGCTGCGCCAGTCTCGAGGGGACGGACCCCTCCGCCCTGGCCCTGCCGCTCTCCTTCCTGCACCACAACGCGCTGGCGCCGGAAGAATGGCGGGCCTCCGCCATCCCGCAGCGCTATGTCTCCATGAACCGCATGGCGCCTCAGGACATCAACCTGAAGGCGGCCATGCAGTCCCTGCCCCCGCTGGTGAAGGGCTATCTGCGCCTCGGCGGCTATGTGGGCGACGGCGCCGTGGTGGACCACCAATTCGGCACCACCGACGTACTGGTCATCCTGCCCCGCGCCGTCATCAGCCCGCGCTATGTGGAGCATTTCGGCCCGAGCGCGAACCGCCACGCCATCTGA
- a CDS encoding lytic murein transglycosylase — MAHRITRSLRVAAFGAVLAGGFAAGACAQVTGSIFDPPATPAPAPARSSHPLMTPQAIAAAEANFGTCIAGMWPQAQAKGVSRRTFERYTSGLTPDMKIMDFLDQQPEFSKPIGDYVNMLVTERRITRGKEILAKYKPIFDHAEKAFGVDRYAVAAIWGIESDYGSPSGMGNRSVLRSTATLACIGRRQDFFRDEFLATLQILEKGDVPADHLKGSWAGAFGPTQFMPTSFQRFAVDFDGDGKRNVVDSIPDVIGSTANNLKLDGWEFGRTWGYEVVLPANFDYRYVDRSRKMTLAQWASLGIKRPGGRDFPRASDTAFLLLPAGAKGPAFLMLPNFSAILKYNPADAYALAIGHLSDRLRGGGAFAQNWPDERALSRSERVELQNLLIQRGYDIGTVDGILGQKTRVAVQDFQARAGMLPDGYPSVAVLDRLRR, encoded by the coding sequence ATGGCACACAGGATCACCCGCTCCCTCCGCGTCGCTGCTTTCGGCGCTGTCCTGGCCGGCGGCTTCGCCGCGGGCGCCTGTGCACAAGTGACAGGGTCCATTTTCGATCCACCGGCCACGCCGGCTCCGGCCCCCGCACGCTCCAGCCACCCGCTGATGACGCCGCAGGCGATCGCGGCTGCCGAAGCCAATTTCGGCACCTGCATCGCCGGCATGTGGCCGCAGGCGCAGGCCAAGGGCGTCTCGCGCCGCACGTTCGAGCGCTATACGTCCGGCCTGACGCCGGACATGAAGATCATGGACTTCCTGGACCAGCAGCCGGAATTCTCCAAGCCCATCGGCGATTATGTGAACATGCTGGTGACCGAGCGCCGGATCACCCGCGGCAAGGAGATCCTGGCCAAGTACAAGCCCATTTTCGACCATGCGGAAAAGGCCTTCGGGGTGGACCGCTATGCGGTGGCGGCCATCTGGGGCATCGAATCGGACTATGGCAGCCCTTCGGGCATGGGCAATCGTTCCGTTCTGCGGTCCACCGCGACACTGGCCTGCATCGGCCGGCGGCAGGACTTCTTCCGTGATGAGTTCCTCGCCACCCTCCAGATCCTGGAAAAGGGCGATGTGCCGGCCGACCATCTGAAAGGCTCTTGGGCTGGCGCCTTCGGCCCCACCCAGTTCATGCCCACCTCGTTCCAGCGCTTCGCCGTGGACTTCGACGGCGACGGCAAGCGCAACGTGGTGGATTCCATCCCCGACGTCATCGGCTCCACCGCCAACAATCTCAAGCTGGACGGCTGGGAGTTCGGCCGCACCTGGGGCTATGAGGTGGTGCTGCCGGCCAATTTCGACTACCGCTACGTCGACCGCTCTCGCAAGATGACGCTGGCCCAGTGGGCATCGCTGGGCATCAAACGGCCCGGTGGTCGGGACTTCCCGCGCGCTTCCGACACCGCGTTTCTGCTGCTGCCCGCCGGTGCCAAAGGCCCTGCCTTCCTGATGCTGCCGAACTTCTCGGCCATCCTGAAATACAATCCCGCCGACGCCTATGCCCTCGCCATCGGCCATCTCTCCGACCGCCTCCGCGGCGGCGGCGCCTTTGCGCAGAACTGGCCGGATGAGCGGGCGCTCAGCCGCAGCGAACGCGTGGAACTGCAGAACCTGCTGATTCAGCGCGGCTACGATATCGGCACCGTGGACGGCATTCTCGGCCAGAAGACTCGCGTTGCCGTGCAGGACTTCCAGGCCCGCGCCGGCATGTTGCCGGATGGCTACCCTTCAGTGGCCGTGCTGGACCGGCTGCGGCGATGA
- the arfB gene encoding alternative ribosome rescue aminoacyl-tRNA hydrolase ArfB: protein MIAITHRIALNEDELDFAYVRASGPGGQNVNKVSTAVQLRFDALASPSLPEGLKSRLPAIAGSRMTQDGVVIIHAQRHRTQERNREDAINRLVEMLREAAYVAPIRRKTRPTLASKERRLAAKERRGSVKSLRRGRVDVD, encoded by the coding sequence ATGATCGCGATCACCCACCGCATCGCCCTCAACGAGGACGAGTTGGACTTCGCCTATGTGCGCGCCTCCGGCCCCGGCGGGCAGAATGTGAACAAGGTGTCCACCGCGGTTCAATTGCGGTTCGACGCACTGGCCTCCCCCAGCCTGCCCGAGGGGTTGAAGTCGCGCCTGCCTGCCATCGCGGGCAGCCGGATGACGCAGGACGGCGTCGTCATCATCCACGCCCAGCGCCACCGCACCCAGGAGCGCAATCGCGAGGATGCCATTAACCGCTTGGTGGAGATGCTGCGCGAGGCGGCTTATGTGGCCCCCATCCGCCGCAAGACGCGACCGACTTTGGCCTCCAAGGAGCGCCGGCTCGCCGCCAAGGAGCGGCGCGGCAGCGTGAAGAGCCTGCGGCGGGGGCGGGTGGACGTGGACTGA
- the grxC gene encoding glutaredoxin 3: protein MKPIVIYTKNWCSYCHAAKELLRRKGWTFTEIDVTTDPAGQADMSQKAGGRTSVPQIFIGDTHVGGCDDLYALEREGKLDAMAV, encoded by the coding sequence ATGAAACCCATCGTCATCTACACCAAGAATTGGTGCTCCTATTGCCACGCCGCGAAGGAGCTGCTTCGCCGCAAGGGCTGGACCTTCACCGAAATCGACGTGACCACGGATCCCGCCGGCCAGGCGGACATGTCCCAGAAGGCGGGCGGCCGCACCTCCGTGCCCCAGATCTTCATCGGCGACACCCATGTGGGCGGGTGCGACGACCTGTATGCCCTGGAGCGGGAGGGCAAGCTCGACGCTATGGCGGTGTGA
- a CDS encoding glycosyltransferase family 2 protein: MESGADFSAEEWQVPASEAVLYRPKSHRHLLVIPVINEGERIRRQLLAIAQAGLDVDVVVADGGSTDGSLDADFISSVPCVRAVLRKTGPGRLSAQLRMAYAWGLAEQYEGIITIDGNGKDGVEAVVRFVEKLDEGYDYIQGSRYRPGGKAENTPLERTIGNRLIHAPLMSVSGRRFFTDTTNGYRAYSRRYLLHPKVRPFRDVFVNYELLFYLTVRAGQLGLRVCEIPVRRSYPKGQPTPTKIRGSGAKLALLRQAIDAALGRFAPR; the protein is encoded by the coding sequence ATGGAATCGGGCGCTGATTTCTCCGCAGAAGAGTGGCAGGTGCCGGCAAGCGAGGCTGTGCTTTACCGTCCGAAGTCCCATCGCCACCTGCTGGTCATCCCGGTGATCAATGAGGGCGAGCGCATCCGCCGACAATTGTTGGCGATCGCGCAGGCGGGCCTTGATGTGGACGTCGTCGTGGCTGATGGCGGCTCTACCGACGGCTCACTGGATGCAGACTTCATCTCCTCCGTGCCATGTGTCCGCGCGGTCCTGCGCAAGACAGGACCCGGCCGCCTCAGTGCTCAGCTCCGCATGGCCTATGCCTGGGGCCTCGCCGAGCAGTATGAGGGCATTATCACCATTGATGGCAATGGGAAGGACGGCGTTGAGGCTGTCGTGCGCTTCGTCGAGAAGCTCGATGAGGGCTATGACTATATCCAGGGCTCCCGCTATCGCCCCGGCGGAAAGGCGGAGAATACCCCGTTGGAGCGCACGATTGGCAACCGGCTCATTCACGCTCCGCTCATGAGCGTCTCGGGACGGCGCTTCTTCACGGACACCACGAACGGATACAGAGCCTACTCGCGACGATACCTGCTGCATCCGAAGGTCCGGCCCTTCCGGGACGTGTTCGTAAATTACGAACTGCTCTTTTACCTGACCGTTCGGGCTGGCCAGCTGGGCTTGCGGGTATGCGAGATACCCGTGCGCCGCTCCTATCCGAAGGGGCAGCCGACACCCACGAAGATCCGAGGCAGCGGGGCAAAGCTCGCCTTGCTCAGGCAGGCCATTGATGCTGCCCTCGGGCGATTTGCGCCTCGATAA
- a CDS encoding heavy metal translocating P-type ATPase → MHAGHAPSPAASHLVKDPVCGMDVDPHTARHRSTFEGRPYYFCNPSCKTKFDADPARYLSGQPVPAEPVPEGTIYTCPMDPEIRQVGPGTCPICGMALEPELVSLDDGPNEELADMTRRFWIGLALALPVFVLEMGQHLFGLHLLPQQMSNYVQFALATPVVLWAGQPFFARGIASVRTGHLNMFTLIAIGTGVAYAYSLVGTFLPGLFPHGLMTHDGAVAVYFEAAAVITVLVLLGQVMELKARERTSGAIKALLGLAPKTARRVRPDGTDEDVALDLIAKGNLLRVRPGEKVPVDGVLTEGRGALDESLVTGESVPVAKRVGDPVIGGTLAATGGFVMRAEKVGRETMLAQIVQMVATAQRSRAPIQRLADIVSGWFVPAVVAAALIAFTAWMLVGPEPRLAYALTAAVSVLIIACPCALGLATPMSVMVGVGRGAQAGVLVKNAEALERLEKVDIVVVDKTGTLTEGRPRIVEMRALDGDADRLLRLAASLERGSEHPLAAAFLTEAKARDLDLADVQDFEAITGGGVRGRVDGAAVAVGHAGFIAEGGPHCRPLLAEADALRQSGSTVVFIALDGKLAGLAAIADPIKASTAAALKALKADKVRVVMLTGDNLTTAQAVAKRLGIAEVHAQVRPEDKVEKVKALRAAGHVVAMAGDGVNDAPALAAADVGIAMGSGTDVAMESAGITLLNGDLAGIAHARSLSRATMANIRRNLFFAFAYNAAGVPLAAGVLYPAFGLLLSPMVAAAAMSLSSVSVIANALTLQRWRP, encoded by the coding sequence ATGCACGCCGGTCACGCGCCCTCCCCTGCGGCCAGCCATCTGGTGAAGGACCCGGTGTGCGGCATGGATGTGGACCCGCACACAGCCAGGCACCGCTCCACCTTCGAGGGGCGGCCCTATTATTTCTGCAATCCCAGCTGCAAGACCAAGTTCGACGCTGATCCGGCGCGCTATCTCTCCGGCCAGCCCGTCCCCGCCGAGCCGGTGCCCGAGGGCACCATCTATACCTGCCCCATGGATCCGGAGATCCGCCAGGTGGGGCCGGGCACTTGCCCCATCTGCGGCATGGCGCTGGAGCCGGAACTGGTCAGCCTGGACGACGGCCCCAATGAAGAACTGGCGGACATGACCCGCCGGTTCTGGATCGGCCTGGCGCTCGCCTTGCCAGTCTTTGTGCTGGAAATGGGCCAGCACCTGTTCGGCCTGCATTTGCTGCCGCAGCAGATGTCCAATTATGTGCAATTCGCCCTCGCCACGCCCGTGGTGCTGTGGGCGGGCCAGCCCTTCTTCGCCCGCGGCATCGCCTCGGTGCGGACCGGGCATCTCAACATGTTCACGCTCATCGCTATCGGCACGGGCGTCGCGTATGCCTATTCGCTGGTGGGCACCTTCCTGCCCGGCCTCTTCCCACACGGCCTGATGACCCATGACGGCGCGGTGGCGGTCTATTTCGAGGCAGCGGCGGTGATCACCGTGCTGGTCCTGCTGGGCCAGGTGATGGAGCTGAAGGCGCGTGAGCGCACGTCGGGCGCCATCAAGGCGCTGCTGGGCCTTGCCCCGAAGACCGCCCGCCGCGTCCGCCCCGACGGGACGGACGAGGACGTGGCCCTCGACCTGATCGCCAAGGGCAACCTTTTGCGCGTGCGGCCGGGGGAAAAGGTGCCCGTCGACGGCGTCCTCACCGAAGGGCGCGGGGCGCTGGATGAATCCCTCGTCACCGGCGAATCCGTCCCCGTGGCCAAGCGCGTCGGCGATCCCGTCATCGGCGGCACGCTGGCTGCCACTGGCGGCTTCGTCATGCGGGCGGAAAAGGTGGGCCGGGAAACCATGCTCGCCCAGATCGTGCAGATGGTCGCCACCGCCCAGAGGTCGCGGGCGCCCATCCAGCGCTTGGCCGATATCGTTTCCGGCTGGTTCGTGCCCGCCGTGGTGGCGGCAGCGCTCATCGCCTTTACCGCCTGGATGCTGGTGGGGCCAGAACCGCGCCTTGCCTATGCGCTCACCGCCGCCGTCTCCGTGCTCATCATCGCCTGCCCCTGCGCGCTGGGTCTGGCTACGCCCATGTCTGTGATGGTGGGCGTGGGGCGCGGCGCGCAGGCAGGTGTTCTGGTGAAGAATGCCGAGGCCCTGGAACGCCTGGAGAAGGTAGACATTGTCGTAGTCGACAAGACCGGCACGCTGACCGAAGGCCGCCCCCGCATCGTTGAGATGCGGGCGCTGGACGGCGATGCGGACCGCCTGCTCCGGCTCGCTGCGAGCCTGGAGCGGGGCAGCGAGCATCCGCTGGCCGCCGCCTTCCTCACCGAGGCGAAGGCCCGTGACCTGGATCTCGCCGACGTGCAGGATTTCGAGGCGATCACAGGGGGCGGCGTGCGCGGCCGGGTGGACGGCGCCGCGGTGGCCGTGGGCCATGCCGGCTTCATCGCCGAAGGCGGCCCGCATTGCCGGCCGCTGCTGGCGGAGGCGGACGCGCTGCGCCAGTCGGGCTCCACCGTGGTGTTCATCGCCCTGGACGGCAAGCTGGCGGGCCTTGCGGCCATCGCCGATCCCATCAAGGCCAGCACCGCCGCAGCGCTCAAGGCGCTCAAAGCCGACAAGGTGCGCGTGGTCATGCTCACTGGCGACAACCTCACCACCGCCCAGGCGGTGGCCAAGCGCCTCGGCATCGCCGAGGTGCATGCGCAGGTGCGGCCCGAGGACAAGGTGGAGAAGGTGAAGGCGCTGCGCGCCGCCGGCCATGTGGTGGCCATGGCGGGCGACGGCGTCAACGACGCCCCAGCCCTGGCCGCGGCCGACGTGGGCATCGCCATGGGCTCCGGCACCGACGTGGCCATGGAGAGCGCCGGCATCACGCTTCTGAACGGGGATCTGGCCGGCATCGCCCATGCCCGCTCGCTGTCGCGGGCCACCATGGCGAACATCCGGCGCAACCTGTTCTTTGCCTTCGCCTATAATGCGGCCGGCGTGCCCCTGGCGGCGGGCGTGCTCTATCCCGCCTTCGGCCTCCTGCTCTCGCCCATGGTGGCGGCGGCGGCCATGTCGCTGTCCTCGGTCAGCGTCATCGCCAATGCGCTCACCTTGCAGCGCTGGAGACCCTGA
- a CDS encoding carbon-nitrogen hydrolase family protein yields the protein MSSSASSQTLRVGLVQLRTGRDAGANIDIASALIRQAAEAGARYVQTPETTNLMELDRSILFEQLKEEEDDSSLAAFRDLARSLSIHLHVGSLALKVSDQRAVNRGFLIAPDGEITARYDKIHMFDVDLPNGESYRESTAYKPGERAVLGHVEGIGLGLTICYDLRFPALYRALAEAGAQVLTVPAAFTRPTGEAHWHVLLRARAIENGAYVLAAAQGGRHENGRETYGHSLVIDPWGRVLAEGGSDPGVILAELDMTEVEAVRQRIPSLRHGRRFEMAEGRPAGHLHLVGAPT from the coding sequence ATGAGCTCCTCAGCCTCCTCCCAGACCCTGCGCGTCGGCCTCGTCCAGCTGCGCACCGGACGCGACGCGGGCGCCAATATCGACATCGCAAGCGCCCTCATCCGCCAGGCCGCGGAGGCCGGTGCGCGCTATGTGCAGACGCCGGAAACGACCAATCTCATGGAGTTGGACCGCTCCATCCTGTTCGAGCAGTTGAAGGAGGAGGAGGACGATTCCTCCCTCGCCGCCTTCCGCGACCTCGCCCGCAGCCTTTCAATTCACCTGCATGTGGGCTCGCTGGCGCTGAAGGTATCCGACCAGCGGGCCGTCAATCGCGGCTTCCTGATCGCCCCCGACGGGGAAATCACCGCCCGCTACGATAAGATCCACATGTTCGACGTGGATCTCCCGAATGGCGAAAGCTACCGCGAATCCACCGCCTACAAGCCCGGCGAACGCGCCGTGCTTGGTCATGTGGAAGGGATCGGGCTCGGGCTGACCATCTGCTATGACCTGCGCTTCCCGGCTCTCTACCGGGCTCTGGCGGAAGCCGGCGCCCAGGTGCTCACGGTGCCCGCCGCCTTCACACGCCCCACCGGCGAGGCGCATTGGCACGTCCTGCTGCGCGCCCGCGCCATCGAGAACGGGGCCTATGTGCTCGCCGCCGCCCAAGGCGGGCGTCACGAGAATGGGCGCGAGACCTATGGCCATTCGCTGGTGATCGATCCCTGGGGCCGGGTGCTCGCCGAGGGCGGCAGCGATCCGGGCGTCATTCTCGCCGAGTTGGACATGACGGAAGTGGAGGCGGTGCGCCAGCGCATCCCCTCGCTGCGCCACGGCCGCCGCTTCGAGATGGCGGAAGGCCGGCCGGCCGGCCACCTGCACCTGGTGGGAGCGCCCACGTGA
- a CDS encoding metal-sensitive transcriptional regulator — translation MGPTAKTSVLKRLNRIEGQVRGIAKMVEEDRYCIDVVTQIAAVRAALRKAEEEVLRDHVAHCVEHAIRSGNAEEQRKKVAELMDVLARTER, via the coding sequence ATGGGACCCACAGCCAAGACATCCGTTCTGAAACGCCTCAATCGCATCGAAGGGCAGGTGCGCGGCATCGCCAAGATGGTGGAGGAGGACCGCTATTGCATCGATGTGGTAACGCAGATCGCCGCTGTCCGCGCCGCGCTGCGCAAGGCCGAGGAAGAAGTGCTGCGCGACCATGTGGCTCACTGCGTGGAGCACGCCATCCGCTCCGGCAATGCGGAGGAGCAGCGCAAGAAGGTGGCCGAGCTCATGGACGTGCTGGCGCGGACGGAGCGATAA
- a CDS encoding YifB family Mg chelatase-like AAA ATPase, giving the protein MIQRVATVAFAGVDARPVDVQVHVAAGLPAFTIVGLPDKAVTEAKERVRAALIASGLALPARRITVNLAPADLPKEGSHYDLPIALGLMAAIGAIPSDSLSGFTVVGELGLDGTIAAVAGVLPAAIGANARGHGLVCPAACGAEAAWASPDMAILAPDSLIQFANHVTGRQILSRPDPRMRSGVQGLPDLKDVKGQETARRALEVAAAGGHNLLYVGPPGAGKSMLAQRLPSILPPLSPAEMLDVSMIASVAGAIEDGALMDRRPFRAPHHSASMAAMVGGGMKARPGEVSLAHHGVLFLDELPEFSPQVLDSLRQPLETGEVLIARANHRVSYPARFQLVAAMNPCRCGRAGEPGFTCKRGPRCADEYQARLSGPFMDRIDIHLEVPAVRASDLVSPAPSESSRDVAARVANARAVQRERYAALGRPDVSMNAHASGPLLDQVAVPDGPALTLLRDASQAMNLSARGYHRVLKVARTLADLAGAETLGRQHLAEALAYRALADRIRAAA; this is encoded by the coding sequence GTGATCCAGCGGGTAGCGACGGTGGCCTTCGCGGGCGTGGACGCGCGGCCCGTGGACGTGCAGGTGCATGTGGCGGCGGGATTGCCCGCCTTCACCATTGTAGGTCTTCCCGACAAGGCGGTGACCGAGGCCAAGGAACGTGTGCGCGCCGCCCTCATCGCCTCCGGCCTTGCCTTGCCGGCGCGGCGCATCACCGTGAACCTCGCCCCCGCCGATTTGCCCAAGGAAGGCTCCCACTATGACCTGCCCATCGCGCTTGGCTTGATGGCGGCCATTGGCGCCATCCCTTCCGATAGCCTTTCCGGCTTCACGGTGGTGGGGGAACTGGGCCTCGACGGCACCATCGCGGCGGTGGCGGGCGTGCTGCCGGCGGCCATCGGCGCCAATGCGCGCGGCCATGGCCTGGTCTGCCCCGCCGCCTGCGGCGCAGAAGCGGCCTGGGCCAGCCCGGACATGGCGATCCTCGCCCCTGACAGCCTGATCCAGTTCGCCAATCACGTCACCGGCCGTCAGATCCTGTCCCGGCCGGACCCGCGCATGCGCTCGGGCGTCCAGGGCCTTCCGGACCTGAAGGACGTGAAGGGGCAGGAAACCGCCCGCCGGGCGCTGGAAGTGGCGGCAGCCGGCGGTCACAATCTCCTCTATGTGGGCCCGCCCGGCGCCGGCAAGTCCATGCTGGCCCAGCGCCTGCCCTCCATCCTGCCGCCGCTTTCGCCCGCCGAAATGCTCGACGTGTCCATGATCGCCTCGGTGGCCGGCGCCATCGAGGACGGCGCCCTGATGGACCGGCGCCCGTTTCGCGCGCCCCACCATTCCGCCAGCATGGCCGCCATGGTGGGCGGGGGCATGAAGGCGCGGCCGGGCGAGGTGTCGCTCGCCCATCACGGCGTGCTGTTCCTGGACGAATTGCCGGAATTCTCGCCCCAGGTCCTCGATTCCCTGCGCCAGCCCCTGGAAACCGGGGAGGTTCTGATCGCGCGGGCGAACCATCGCGTGAGCTATCCCGCGCGGTTCCAATTGGTGGCGGCCATGAATCCCTGCCGGTGTGGGCGCGCGGGCGAGCCCGGCTTTACCTGCAAGCGCGGCCCGCGCTGCGCTGACGAATATCAGGCGCGCCTCTCGGGTCCGTTCATGGATCGCATCGACATTCACCTGGAAGTACCGGCGGTGCGGGCGAGCGACCTGGTCTCTCCTGCCCCTTCGGAAAGCTCGCGCGACGTTGCGGCCCGCGTCGCCAATGCCCGCGCCGTGCAACGCGAGCGCTATGCAGCGCTGGGCCGCCCGGACGTGTCGATGAATGCCCACGCCTCCGGCCCGCTGTTAGATCAGGTGGCAGTGCCGGATGGACCGGCCCTAACTTTGCTGCGCGATGCCTCGCAGGCCATGAACCTGTCGGCGCGGGGCTATCATCGGGTGCTGAAGGTGGCGCGGACGCTTGCGGATCTCGCCGGGGCCGAGACGCTGGGCCGCCAGCATCTGGCGGAGGCGCTCGCCTATCGCGCCCTCGCTGACCGAATCCGCGCCGCCGCCTGA